One genomic window of Branchiostoma floridae strain S238N-H82 chromosome 4, Bfl_VNyyK, whole genome shotgun sequence includes the following:
- the LOC118413863 gene encoding mini-chromosome maintenance complex-binding protein-like, protein MPSVEDWLHNPLGIIQGIFDQHGDSDLPLKVGEYFQNRLGGKDALAWVPSLNDTPLHHLKPNSLVKFRCMVQDMFDPEFYLGVYEVTDTKFYFSLRSGRYKDIAECLPHQEINLESSQNVTLDRQTLYCVPVPGENPWVKQGFTNSSQARVLPSTSYQPVRNKRGLEEEEDQTPLPGNNAPTSEGQNCSREVSNTPEPESTEAKRTRTEDEAGALPSPIPDLNFPLPGETGPACLVKVYQSSDSLKLNDVIEFVGVLSIDPALATFNTAAGETATSAYEDGGDMMDIEEQAAHSPPPSLVPRLHAILTNKLVHTNPGLPVDLTTPTAVSGITTLTSEVPQIRQQLCSLLTEALLGDSLAAEYLLLHLISSVYGRRDVVALGKFSLNISGCPGETSYPQLLYRLLQELTTKSHFLPLTLANMNSLRIIPKKDYTANRLLSGVLQLSERTLLVLDETQLEPGQLQTTGVLNVQALGTAVQWQKVDYDFDFHKTEFPCNLRMLLLSEGRSLIQTDCQVPLQPPSPPQQLENTFQRVQASLTGDYLAKVRSYLTVTELMEYTLPEDIQKVIEEDFVQMRSADPKNMTAEDLHSLLVVARLLALSIGQTTLSQEVWGRAKQLETERKTRVKAQPQTQART, encoded by the exons ATGCCCTCTGTGGAAGACTGGCTGCACAACCCTTTGGGAATCATCCAGGGGATTTTTG ACCAGCATGGTGACTCGGACCTGCCACTGAAAGTCGGGGAATATTTCCAGAACAGACTGGGAGGAAAAGATGCCTTGGCCTGG GTCCCGTCGCTGAATGACACCCCCCTGCACCACCTGAAGCCCAACAGCCTGGTGAAGTTCCGCTGTATGGTGCAGGACATGTTTGACCCTGAGTTCTATCTGGGGGTGTACGAGGTCACTGACACcaagttttatttt TCTCTGAGAAGTGGAAGATACAAGGACATTGCAGAATGTTTG CCCCATCAGGAAATCAACCTGGAGTCGTCCCAGAATGTGACCCTTGACCGGCAGACCCTGTACTGTGTACCTGTGCCGGGGGAGAACCCCTGGGTCAAACAGGGCTTTACTAACTCCAGCCAGGCCCGCGTCCTGCCTTCTACATCCTACCAACCCGTTAGGAACAAGAGAGGGCTGGAAGAG GAAGAAGATCAGACTCCTCTGCCCGGTAACAATGCCCCTACCAGTGAGGGTCAGAACTGCAGCAGGGAAGTTTCAAACACTCCTGAACCTGAAAGCACAGAGGCAAAACGGACAAGGACAGAAGATGAAGCAG GTGCTTTGCCCAGCCCTATTCCAGACTTGAACTTCCCACTTCCAGGGGAAACAGGTCCAGCTTGCcttgtaaag GTATATCAAAGCAGCGACAGTCTGAAGTTGAATGATGTTATAGAGTTTGTGGGTGTGCTGTCAATCGACCCTGCATTGGCAACATTCAATACTGCAGCCGGGGA GACAGCGACATCGGCCTATGAGGACGGAGGAGACATGATGGATATTGAGGAACAGGCCGCCCACagtccgcccccctccctcgtGCCCAGACTCCACGCCATCCTGACGAACAAGTTGGTCCATACCAACCCAGGGCTACCTGTAGACCTCACCACACCAACAGCCGTGTCTG GTATAACAACGCTGACGTCTGAGGTTCCACAGATAAGACAACAGCTGTGTTCACTGTTGACTGAAGCTCTACTTGGAGACAGCCTTGCTGCAGAATATCTCCTACTCCATCTTATTTCATCTGT ctATGGCAGGAGAGATGTGGTGGCTCTGGGCAAGTTCTCCCTGAACATTAGTGGCTGCCCAGGAGAGACCAGCTATCCCCAACTACTCTACAGACTACTGCAAGAATTAACTACAAAG TCTCATTTCCTACCGTTAACCCTGGCCAATATGAACTCCCTGAGGATAATTCCCAAGAAAGACTACACAGCTAACAGGCTGTTGAGTGGGGTACTACAGCTGAGTGAGAGAACACTGCTGGTACTGGATGAAACACAGCTGGAACCTGGACAGCTACAAACGACAG GAGTGCTGAATGTGCAGGCCTTAGGTACTGCGGTGCAGTGGCAGAAGGTGGACTATGACTTTGACTTCCACAAGACAGAGTTTCCCTGTAACCTGAGAATGTTACTGCTGTCAGAGGGCAGGTCTCTCATTCAG ACTGACTGCCAAGTGCCCctccagcccccctccccacctcaaCAACTCGAGAACACCTTCCAGCGTGTCCAGGCATCGCTGACTGGAGATTACCTGGCCAAGGTGCGATCCTACCTGACTGTGACAGAGCTCATGGAATACACATTGCCAGAGGACATACAAAAG GTGATTGAAGAGGACTTTGTCCAGATGCGCAGTGCCGACCCTAAGAACATGACTGCAGAGGACCTACACTCACTACTAGTGGTGGCAAG GCTCCTTGCCCTGAGTATCGGCCAGACCACCCTGTCTCAGGAAGTGTGGGGTCGAGCCAAGCAGCTGGAGACAGAGAGGAAGACCAGGGTGAAGGCACAGCCCCAAACACAGGCCAGAACGTAG